A portion of the Carya illinoinensis cultivar Pawnee chromosome 11, C.illinoinensisPawnee_v1, whole genome shotgun sequence genome contains these proteins:
- the LOC122281648 gene encoding protein LHCP TRANSLOCATION DEFECT yields the protein MASIPCITHLSFTFKPSVTPLPLSKFHSRFLGIRNRLGWVGHYGIGPSNGSRAKCWFKFGKSGVDAEGAGIYGSQTREDFDRDDVEQYFNYMGMLAVEGSYDKMDALLNQNIHPVDIILMMAASEGDKPKIEELLRAGANYTVKDADGRTALDRAASDEIKDFILSFTVQKA from the exons ATGGCCTCAATCCCATGTATCACTCACTTATCCTTCACCTTCAAGCCTTCCGTTACTCCTCTTCCTTTGTCCAAATTCCACTCCCGGTTTTTGGGCATCCGAAATAGGCTCGGGTGGGTCGGACACTATGGAATCGGACCCTCCAATGGCTCTAGAGCCAAGTGCTGGTTCAAGTTTGGTAAAAGTGGCGTTGATGCTGAAGGTGCGGGCATTTACGGCAGTCAAACCCGTGAAGACTTCGATAGAGATGATGTCGAACAG TATTTTAATTACATGGGAATGCTTGCTGTGGAAGGTTCATATGATAAGATGGATGCTCTTTTAAACCAAAACATCCACCCTGTGGACATCATATTGATGATGGCTGCCTCAGAAGGCGACAAGCCAAAAATTGAAGAGTTGCTAAGAGCTGGAGCTAATTACACAGTCAAGGATGCCGATGGACGGACTGCCCTTGACAGGGCTGCTAGTGATGAAATCAAGGACTTCATTCTGAGTTTTACAGTTCAGAAGGCATAA
- the LOC122282532 gene encoding protein FAR1-RELATED SEQUENCE 5-like codes for MDLSCGCKLQENLLPPFHSSVNPSIGSHFASSSNVKEIQSVTPDSSEVESLSTPTVPDAVEVKDDDESGTQNTVHTEADDSIEEPKLGMMFTSEEELHSYYKKYGKQCGFGISIQSSKRYKDGTLRYITLGCARGGKARNRTSNVSRPRPTSKTECKAKINATFVDGMVKVLSVHNEHNHGLSPQKSRFFRCNREVSESVKRVLDTNDQAGIRMNKSFASLVQGAGGYENLPFLEKDCRNYIDKARHIRVGKGGAGAFRDYFARMQYKHDGFFYSLDLDDDGRLRNVFWADARSRAAYKYFGDVVTFDTTYLTNRYGMPFAPFVGVNHHGQSILLGAGLISSEDTETFTWLFETWLNCMDGNAPNAIITDQDRAMKNAIAVVFPNSRHRFCLWHILKKVPEKLGSHNAYKTGLKSHLLKCVYDSQTIEEFEKCWDVLNMTYNLQENAWLQSLYTERTYWVPVFLKKIFWAGMSTTQRSESMNAFFDGYVHAKTNLKEFVDQFDNALRKKIENENGADFHSFNFRIPLVSVSPFEEIFQELYTNSKFREVQQEVMGILGCLPILQQKDGVIATYHVEDDVRLDGFIKQVTHSVYFNEVECEVKCSCGLFEMRGILCRHVFATLKANRVRSLPKKYILDRWRKDIKRKYTLISSNYDVVDPRPDVSRFSRIMKICGDVASNAASCDEYAQDMIDKLYAMNEVYLSNKPPIQNCSNIVVPTVDTTIGTSSKKVISPLVVRGKGRPPSLRRASIMEKVCKAKMRTAKQKGKHRQPRGGDTEVVNTCRNLFGEALVGTQEGVPIQMHLGVDGTQPDNEDGAQPNLGDFGL; via the exons ATGGATTTATCTTGTGGGTGTAAACTGCAGGAAAATCTACTGCCCCCATTTCACTCATCAGTTAATCCTTCTATTGGTTCACACTTTGCAAGTTCAAGCAATGTGAAAGAAATTCAAAGTGTCACACCTGACTCTAGCGAGGTTGAAAGTTTGTCTACGCCCACTGTTCCTGATGCTGTTGAAGTCAAAGATGACGATGAGTCCGGAACACAGAATACAGTGCATACTGAGGCAGATGATAGCATTGAGGAGCCCAAGTTGGGGATGATGTTTACATCAGAAGAAGAATTACATTCTTATTATAAGAAATATGGAAAACAATGTGGTTTCGGAATAAGTATACAAAGTAGTAAGAGGTATAAGGATGGGACTCTTAGATATATCACACTCGGTTGTGCCCGTGGAGGGAAGGCACGGAACCGGACGTCAAATGTTTCGAGGCCACGTCCGACATCAAAAACAGAATGTAAGGCAAAGATAAATGCTACGTTTGTTGATGGGATGGTGAAAGTGTTGAGTGTACACAATGAGCACAACCATGGCCTAAGTCCACAGAAATCAAGGTTCTTTCGCTGCAATAGAGAAGTGAGCGAGTCTGTGAAGAGAGTCTTAGATACAAATGATCAGGCCGGGATCCGAATGAATAAGAGTTTTGCCTCTCTTGTGCAAGGAGCGGGTGGGTATGAAAATTTGCCATTCTTAGAAAAAGACTGTCGTAATTACATTGATAAGGCACGTCACATTCGAGTTGGGAAAGGTGGCGCTGGAGCTTTTCGTGATTATTTTGCTAGGATGCAATACAAGCATGATgggtttttttattctttggatTTGGACGATGATGGCAGGTTGAGGAATGTTTTTTGGGCAGACGCACGGAGTAGGGCAGCCTACAAATATTTTGGCGATGTCGTCACTTTCGACACCACGTATTTGACAAATAGGtatgggatgccctttgcaccGTTTGTGGGTGTAAACCATCATGGCCAATCAATCCTTTTGGGGGCAGGATTGATTTCTAGTGAAGATACTGAAACGTTTACATGGTTGTTTGAGACTTGGTTGAATTGTATGGATGGTAATGCCCCGAATGCTATTATCACAGATCAAGATAGAGCAATGAAAAATGCCATTGCTGTTGTCTTTCCAAATAGCCGACATAGATTTTGCTTGTggcacatattaaaaaaagtaccTGAGAAGTTGGGTTCCCACAATGCATACAAAACCGGGTTGAAAAGTCATTTGCTCAAGTGTGTGTATGACTCACAGACCattgaggagtttgagaaatGTTGGGATGTGTTAAATATGACATACAACTTGCAGGAGAATGCCTGGTTGCAATCATTATACACAGAACGTACTTATTGGGTACCGGTattccttaaaaaaattttctgggctggaatgagtacaacccaacGAAGTGAGAGtatgaatgctttttttgatGGATACGTTCATGCTAAGACAAATTTAAAAGAGTTTGTCGATCAGTTCGATAATgcattgaggaagaagattgagaatgaaaatgggGCAGATTTTCACTCATTCAACTTCAGAATCCCACTCGTATCTGTCTCTCCATTCGAGGAGATATTTCAGGAGTTGTACACAAACTCtaaatttagagaagttcaGCAAGAAGTAATGGGGATACTTGGTTGTCTTCCAATTTTACAACAAAAGGATGGTGTAATTGCAACGTATCATGTAGAAGATGATGTCCGCCTTGATGGTTTCATCAAACAGGTTACCCATTCTGTGTACTTTAATGAAGTTGAGTGTGAGGTGAAATGTTCATGCGGattgtttgagatgagaggtATATTGTGTAGACATGTATTTGCAACTTTGAAGGCTAACCGAGTTCGTTCGCTGCCTAAGAAGTACATATTGGACCGATGGAGAAAggacataaaaagaaaatacactCTGATAAGTAGCAATTATGATGTAGTTGATCCGAGGCCAGACGTGAGTAGATTCTCACGTATAATGAAGATATGTGGTGACGTCGCAAGTAATGCAGCTTCATGTGATGAGTATGCTCAGGATATGATTGACAAGTTGTATGCAATGAACGAGGTCTATCTCAGCAACAAGCCGCCAATCCAAAATTGTTCCAATATTGTAGTTCCAACTGTAGATACAACTATAGGTACAAGTTCAAAGAAAGTAATTAGTCCCCTTGTTGTGAGAGGTAAAGGTAGACCACCATCTTTGAGGAGAGCTTCTATAATGGAGAAAGTGTGCAAGGCCAAGATGAGAACGGCCAAACAAAAGGGAAAACATAGACAA ccaCGTGGAGGAGATACCGAAGTTGTTAACACGTGTAGGAATTTGTTTGGCGAAGCATTGGTTGGGACACAAGAGGGTGTTCCCATTCAG ATGCATCTTGGGGTGGATGGAACACAACCGGATAATGAGGATGGAGCACAGCCAAATCTTGGGGATTTTGGTTTATGA
- the LOC122282897 gene encoding probable metal-nicotianamine transporter YSL14: protein MHDMYVQFTLGLAIMLGDSAFHAFKHIVTNWICKSRNKGTTAVISSGTDNHHDHLHRHIPVNAGPLFSDPDHESNDIASTNCCTDTRIRNQNFLNELIPNKVAIVGVVALVAVAAISLPILFPPVKWYYVLCMYAIAGPVAFSRAHVAGLTDMNPTANFGRAAMFVFGAWAGVNHGGVLVALVACGVMMSFVSPASQLMSDLKTGYLTLASSKSIFVSKIFGNMIGCIICPLIFKYYRSHYRGFGGPKSPFSVLMAPYFREGAIAGLQGYKGLPMYAVHFCVAFFIAAIVINIIKELLPEKVSKYVPIPIAMGIPFHVGGYISISFCIGSLILFLWRRKNRATADAYSQIVGTALLCGEGFWVLIESILALVNILPPACATFLPGQY from the coding sequence ATGCATGATATGTACGTGCAGTTCACCCTTGGTTTGGCTATAATGCTCGGTGACAGCGCGTTCCACGCCTTCAAACATATTGTTACTAATTGGATCTGCAAATCAAGGAACAAAGGGACTACCGCTGTGATCAGCAGCGGTACTGATAATCATCATGATCATCTTCATCGCCATATTCCCGTTAATGCTGGGCCCCTATTCTCTGACCCGGATCATGAGAGCAATGATATTGCTAGTACTAATTGCTGTACTGATACTAGGATCAGGAACCAAAACTTCCTCAACGAGTTAATCCCAAACAAGGTAGCAATAGTCGGCGTTGTTGCTCTTGTGGCTGTCGCTGCAATATCACTTCCTATACTCTTCCCTCCTGTCAAATGGTACTACGTCTTGTGCATGTACGCAATTGCCGGTCCTGTAGCTTTCAGCAGAGCACACGTCGCCGGCCTGACCGACATGAACCCTACTGCAAATTTTGGAAGGGCGGCCATGTTCGTCTTTGGAGCTTGGGCTGGAGTCAATCATGGCGGTGTTCTTGTGGCTCTAGTCGCTTGTGGGGTGATGATGAGTTTTGTCAGCCCTGCTTCTCAACTCATGTCAGACCTGAAAACTGGATACTTAACCCTAGCTTCCTCAAAGTCTATATTCGTGAGCAAAATCTTTGGGAATATGATTGGCTGCATTATCTGTCCTCTCATCTTTAAATACTACCGCTCACATTATCGTGGTTTCGGTGGTCCTAAATCACCCTTTTCGGTCCTTATGGCTCCATATTTTAGAGAAGGTGCAATCGCCGGTCTGCAAGGATATAAAGGTTTGCCAATGTACGCGGTGCATTTTTGCGTCGCTTTCTTCATTGCAGCCATCGTCATCAATATAATCAAAGAGCTTTTACCGGAGAAGGTGTCGAAATATGTTCCAATTCCGATAGCAATGGGAATACCATTTCATGTTGGAGGCTACATTTCTATCAGTTTCTGCATTGGGTCCTTGATACTTTTTCTGTGGAGGAGGAAGAACAGGGCTACGGCTGATGCATATTCACAAATAGTTGGTACGGCTTTGCTTTGTGGAGAAGGGTTTTGGGTTTTGATTGAATCCATACTCGCTTTGGTTAATATTTTGCCCCCTGCTTGCGCAACGTTTCTTCCAGGGCAGTATTGA